ttattacttattttgaTATTTGGTTTGATTTGGTGCTCAAAAATGGGTCAGATCCAGTACTCAAAGTACTTAGATGATACTTACAAATACGGgtatggattttgaatttgaaaaataaaatatttggggatttttcttttctgttttgataattattaggatttttaattaggtgttaataatttattttcgttttgGATTATTTCAGGCATGTAGTTCTTCCAGCTGAATTAAAGTTGCTAAACTTCTTCCTAAGAATCGCCTTCTATCCGAGGTTAGTTGTTTGATCCGATTTTGGTTTTAGTTTCcttcattttttatttcggattaTTGATTTCGGATAGCCATAATTAAACAATACTTGGGTTGTTCGAGATTATATCTAAATTTGATGCTGTAGAGTTAAAGGTTTCTTAAATTGGTTGTGAGAATTACATAGATGATTGTTGGGTTTGTGAGACGCCAGAggtttggatttggatttgaataTTATGGGTATCAGTTTTGGTACCCTCTTAGGTTCAAGGAAGATATCTACCTTTAGAAGGAATGGTAGATTTCAGAATTAtataaaaaacttaaaattggaATTGAATGGTATATTTCGCGTGCATACCTTTAGAATTGGAATGGTAGAATTCTCTCTTTTGCTTTGTTCAAGTAAATGCAAGTAAAGATTCCCTCCCATTGCTGGTGAAAGTAAGTCTGCATTTTATATCTTAATATTGCATTGGCATACCTTTTATTGTTTAATCCTTTCTGTATTGTTGGAAATGTTGCTGCTTAGCCCGTTCCTTAAGCGCGCGtaaagtagttgttaaaagtttgCGTTGATTCAAAATTGTGCAGTGTGGCTCATATACCGAGAACTTTCATATATAATGGAGAAAGACCTTCACAAAGATTTCTTTAGTTTCTTCTCTTTCAGCCATTATACTTTTGTCTATGTAATTTATAACCTACTCTACAATATGCTATGATGCTCTTTTTAACTTTGGGTTGGGAATTCCTATCCTACTTTAGGTCTCACATGATTTTGCAGTATCCAAACTTTTGGCATTGAAATTAGGAGTGTTTCACTATGGTTCCTATCATTAGTCTCTTAAATCCAGCCCTAAATTAAGTTACCAAACTGCTTGAAACCTATAGTAACCATAGTAGGAGACATAGCGAGGAGAGTAAACCCGATGGTGGGACTCATTGTTTTAGTGATTATGAAATACGTAGTCAAGTGCTTGCACTGTCATTTTAGTTAAGCCTTAATTATTGTGCTTTCTATGGTGTTGGGTCTCAATGTGATTCTTTGACTGTGGACTGTGGTTACATCTTCGGCTCTGGGTCGAGACAGACTAATGAAGCTCTCACCTTCTTCGTAGGATTTCAGTTCTTGATCCTGTCGCTTGAGTGCCTCTTTCAACCTTTTTGGCAGTTTTGGTTATTATGTAAGTCTGCTTAGTTTGACTCATTGTTTTGGTTATTATGCAGTTAGCACCTGTTTAAGTTCCCCTCTTGATATCATCTCTTCTAAATGCTGCCAATTATTGGAGTCAAAGTTATATAAATTAGGTTCCTACGGTCTCAAGTTCTTTGAGTTGGTCTCTTAATTAGATTATCACTGTCATGTAAgtcacttgaaggtgattcatTATCGAGCAGTGAAACTGTGCTCCCATTACCAGTGTAGCTTCCAGTTGATGGAGATCCACATACGTTATCCTTTTCCACACCACTTAATAAGGAAGACTCAAAGGTGCAATATATCCCTTGAAGATTTCTAAgattttgcatttttgtatattGACCTTGGTTTAGATCTTAGAAGAAAATCAATGTAAAAAGAAAACCAATTCTGCATATATTGAAGCAAATAAACAGGCTTCAGTAAAATAAACAGTGTACTGGACAGAGTTTTCCTCACAACAATGGTGATGTCTACATCATTAGCCAGCAACTCTTGGAAAAACAGAAGAAAACAGCAGCACCTGCACTTCTGATATGTGCAGATTGGTTCAAGTTTCGCCATTTTTGTATTCttatattctctctcctctggtgCAGGACTTGCGGCTGGATCATCCTTCAAGTTTCACGAAAAACAAGAGATAGGGTAATGAAAGAAAAAGGCGAAACACTTGGGTAGAGTTTTGTATTCAGGCTATTGGTCTTTTTTGTAAGTTTCTTTGTTTGGGCCCAATATTTAGGCCCAATGTTGGCCTTTAACGAGTTTACGTTAGCATCATTATGTTAAGTTTCTGTCACTGCATAATTACTTTTATTCAACTACATCATTGTGTAATTTAAtattattctatttttattttgaaatgttACTACTTtgtgaacattttttttatctaaAATTTATGTTTAGTGATTGTAATACAATTTTGAGTTTTtatataatctcgcacgcatcgcgtgcatataagactagtactaAAGAGAACTACGCCAGTACGCCGTAACACATACGATGAAAAGAGGCACGTTTATTTTATATCATAATAGTAGAAGGAGCAGCAGCAACTATATAAAAATATAACATGCAATTATTATATAGTTACATGGCCGGATTAGGAGTAGTACTGATCAAGTATTTGATTTGTCCTCTTTAGATACACGTACAACATAAATGCTACGTGTATCCTTAATTATAAATGTTGCGCTCCATTTTACATGAAATCTGCATAAACAACATTTGCATCGATATGGGCCTTCACTGAAGTTCGAGTTAATGCGTCAATGTAAGAAGAAGATGGGGTGGAAGCGTCAAGCTCCTTTTCGACGTTTTCCCAGTTTATCTTACTGAAATTCTCCAGAAGCCCACAACGTACATAAACCTGCGTTAAAAAAAAGTCACACACGTATGACGTATCATATCTACAAATATATACCAGTAGAACATAAATATAAGACATTACCACATACGAAGTACTTcttccgttcttatttacatgacacaaatTAAATTGGATTTTGGGGCACTATTCATACAAGCtcatttgatttccttttgtggtttatacttaagaaaaaaagatagtcgtgtggggtcttgttagattcgttttaataaatattttttaaatatcaactttttatactatacggagtaattctttcttatccataattagagatattaatgtttgaaatcgtgcgttggcaaacgtgcctaaataattgtgtcatttaaaaaagaacagaggaaatATATTACAAAGGTCGGACCTAGCTAAGAACGTGTTCAGCAAGTTGTAATTATATTACATCTGTTTCAAAATGACctttacacttttcgttttagCCTATTTCATAATGTTTTTTTACGTTATGCTTTATAGTACTATTTTataacataaaaatttactGATGGTCGACTCTGTTATTTGAATGTATGGACTTGttgtcaaaaaacaaaaaaaaaaaaaaaaaaaaaacataaaaatttactatCTTATTTCTTTTatcccacaacatttacaaTTTTCCGCTCAATTTTCTTACTTTACTCATTTTTTTTCTCACACCTCCAAAGTACCTAAGAATCAGAAGCAAGGAGagcaattttttattaaaaggaAGACGAGTTAAAAATTACCCTCGTAGGCTAATAAGGTGATAAATTTAGCAAAAAGGGTGATTTTCTTTCACCTCGTATATtgtagtacttcctccgttccgcaaAAGATGCATAATTTCTATTTGCATGTATGCCAATACgcttctttgaacattaatatctctaaatgcgtataagtaaaattataaaaagttgatatttgaaatccttgcattaatacaaattgttaaaggaccaactcaaccaaaagcttaagctaatggttgaagccccaagattagttttatactctatcacgccccctcacatgaaaaccctttgggcttgaagtgtggatgcagcataggcctcctcatacctagtgcgaaatattccactttgaaaggaggggtggatgcatgagatttgaacccgtgacctttgcgtcacgttggctctgataccatgttaaaggaccaactcaaccaaaagcttaagctaaTGGTTGAAtccccaagattagttttatactctatcacaaATTTAACGAGATCTCACTTGACtgtgttttttcttacacaacagTGAAAAAATGATTGTCAAAATTGATTGATGGATAGTGCGCAAAtgagaaacgatgcatctattgtggaacggGGAAAGTATAACCTTTTACACATCTATCTTAATTATATTTATTCAtatcttattatatttttactcACATTTTAACACATGCATTCTCCCTTTGTCTAAATATTTGTACAAATAGTAACTGCAAAAATTATCACGGAGTATATATAAAACGGATTTAACAGCGCGCGCCACATTAGAGGCATATATACATACCTTTCTAACACGGCGTCCTTGAACAAAGTTGTAGGACCAAGCCAAGAGAAAAGCATAGTGATTAAAGTGATGTTCGCCAGTTTTAAGGGAATACACCACCGCACTCTTGATGACATCCCCCCAATCTGCTTTTAGTGCAAAACTGGCTCTTTCATCAGTTTCATCAAGAACTTCTGGAAAGTTATAATCCTTATAGATTTCCCCAGACCATATCTTGTCAGCATGAAGATGCATAGGCTTTTTGGGATTGCTCTTGTTGTACATATAACCTGCAAACAGCATCTCTGTTTGTGGATTGCTTTGCTTCGTTAGCTCCTCCATAAATGCTTCCTCCTTCCTCACCGCGCCGCCTTGAGCTGAAGCCATTCCGACCAAACCTAGCAGTAATCGATCATGATTTCCAGGTTAAATTTTGTAAAATCTGAATGTCACCAACTAGAAATTCTCTTTTAACCATCCATAATTGTGATTGTTAGACTACTACTTTGACTTTTGCATTATTTACCAGTCTAAACGTATAAGGTAACTTTCTACCTGGCAAATCTTACGCTACAAGAACTTGTAttttttatgacaacctaataacgacgggtaaaaatcccgtcgtaaaaggacttttgcgacggggataataACCCAACAAAGaagggaacaaccgtcgcaaatgttttttacgacgggttaatgacggtattttccattaacgacgacccctttttatgacggattcgcgacggaaaattccgtcgtaaatcaacaattattggcctttagcgacggaatttcccatcgttaatagtacaatttcttgtagtgttatggACCTATAGAATGTGAAAGTTTATTCAATTCATGTCAATGTGTATTTTTAAATATCGaccttatatatataaaaaaaattgtgtaaCAGAAAGAGTATGTATCCTACTTAAAAGGAATTCCTAATTATGTACTccatataacaataatattaggtAATACACATGAAACTTATCTGGGAGCAAATCACAAATATAGAAAGAAGGAAGCACCTTAATTACTTGAAGAGAAGTTAGTAAAGAACTTAATTGATTTATCGAGAATTGCAGATTCTAGACAAGCTACCAATTCCCCATTTATAGGGGTGATATATATTCCTCCTGTTTAATTATTACTATTGTTAGTAGATGGGAATCAtcaaaaatgaaattaaaaagaaagaaaaacaatCATCGGTCCACCTATTTGCTTTCGAATTATGCGattcttttcttttcgcattatagaataatttaataatttttgaaatatataAGAATGTTATTATGATATTATGTGAAAGACATATAATCCTCTTTTTAATAGTGATATTTCAAATTAGAATTTTGACATTATTCAATTCATAAttgtaaaaaaataatgtttaaaattcttttcaatatataagaaaatacATGTTTATGTGGGTCTTGTTTGATCGTGTTAATGAGTAATTTaagaatatcaaaattttataattttactaatGTATATTTAGAGATAAAAGTGATATAAAGTGTGGATTGACAAACGTAAAAAATAGAAACTGAAACATCCTTATTGGACGGGGAGAGTATGTAGTTATGTGATATATTTCTAACTAAGTTGGTCTTGAAatcctttttctctcttctctctcatcttttagGGTTTCAGTTTTCTTGACCGTTTAGGCCGGAAGTAGTCTAAATCTTTGAAAATTAGACTATTTTTGACCCTTCTTCTTGCTTTTCATTGTTTTCTCTtcatgttttattttgttttggtttCTTTTCCGTTGATTTGTTCACAATTTATTTTTgggttgttcccaatttatttgggtttttcctagagttttctaggttcttgattctGATACATGGATTGGAATCTTTTTAGGGTTTCAGTAATTGGGAAGGAGATTTCGATTCAtataggtttagggtttatctATCAACTCGTCGATCCGAATAATTCGTGTGCAGATTGCGAAGGGCTCTACTTGGAAAGATGTGAAATCATCGAAAATCACTGCTCGTGTCAAGCTAGAAGCGGTGGAGTACGGGATATGCTTTAGGATGCAtaatagtaattgttttgaaTGTAACAGTTTAGTATTTTTTTGTATCTGTGGTATGCATATCTATTTTATCACTGTTGTCGTATGActgattattaatgatattgttctttccctgtcaaaaacaaaaagTTGGTCATGACATATTGCTTgcttaatttatcttttaaccAATACTCTATCTTTCCCTTATGTTTGCCCCATTTGCCGTTTTAATCCGTCTCTAAAAGATAGCTCTATTACCATAAAAAAACTCAAGGAACCACAACTTTATTCTCGCATACATTTAGCCCACCAATTTTGTCCCTTCTCCATTCTATAAAACCAATTCTAATAAAGCAACTTGAGTGCATGGGAAAACAATTCGAATCCCAACCTTTGGGATGTAAACAAATCATTAGTCAGCCTTTTACCCTTAATTGGAACACGCAGGGGGAAGAGGGTTAGTCATTGATATATGTCGGCGGTAGATACCTTGGTTATACacccaaaaaaatatatttaatatatttatggGAAGTATTCTTAAGCTGGAAGGAAATTATGGTATCATCAAGAGCCTAAGGACGACCTTAAACACGAGAGTTCATGATAGTGAGGTCTAAGATTGAACCATAAACAAAAAACCTACAAGAGTTTGTAAGCCTGTAAGGTGTCAAATTAAATCAAACTAATCTTAAAGACGAGAGTTTGAGAGGGGTGAGATTATTACTCGAAAACGCCTAGTTCAAAATTTACACtataagaaattgtactattatcgacgggaaatcccatcgctaaaggccaataattattgattaatatcccatcgctaaaggccaataattattgattaatgacgggattttccgtcgctaACCCAttataaaagggggccgtcgttaatggaaaatctcgtcgttaatggaaaatcccgtcgttaaccgtcgtaaaaaaaaacatttgtgacggttgttcccgtctttgttgggttgttatccccgtcgcaaaagcccttttacaacgggatttttacccgtcgttattagtttgtcataaaagatacaaattcttgtagtgttagtTACTAATGTGAATTGAAGTAGTACGTCTTTtctaccttcaaaaaaaaaagtagtctTTTCTTTGAGCTAGTCCATATTTTTTCAAATCGAAAAGGGTGTTATAACCAAACACGTATCACGAAAGATTAGGAAGCTAACAACCCTACAAATACGTACAATCAGGCCCGGCCCTAGGGGGTAGGCGAGGTGTGCAACCGCCTAGGGCCCAAGGCGAAAAGGGGCCCAAAATAATTGTCTATCCAGTAATTTAGTACTAGTAATAAACAACGCATTAAATACCCATGTTATTTTTTTGGCTCATTGGTAGAAAGTAGGTTCTAAAGTTTTGATATCTACTAGAGGTCTAGGGTTCGACTCCCCTTACtaaccttttcttttctttttaaactTTGTCGCAAAAAAATGTTTATTTGATGGAATATGGgtttataagttttaaaatagatAAGCATTTTAATGAAGGCAAAATTAACTGATATttttatatgctcaaaatgaacctttatttttaaaaaatatctctttacgcatattaattatcttgtaattaaatgagtatttattttattgaaatatttcaagaaaTCGACTAGAGCCGGATTTTGAAATTCTAGGATCCTGCAAATGAGATATAGTAagtttttattaatttgaattcaacaatataatggtttcacaaaaaaaattatatatattattggaAGGGGCCCAAATTCCATATTTCGCCTAGGGCCCTCAAAATGTCAGGACCGGCCCTGCGTACAATGTATAACAAATAtcaaataacaataataaaagacagtttatgagaaaatttatattttctcccttcaaattaataatatcgtattattaaattaatgcaaaataatacaataatctTCAATCGATGATTTCTAAGTCCTATAGACGTATATctcatctctattctataagaaAAGAGAAGACTCCTGAAGTCATTATGGTAATTGGCTTTTTGGCATCACCCCTTATGAATAGTCTATATATATAATGCCCCTATTAATCGTAAAATATCACGAGTGTTTAATTGCAAAACACACAAAACAAGAAATTACATACTTAAGAAAGCTGAAAAACAACAAATAAGGAAAGtgtcatataaataaaataaaaaattgc
This sequence is a window from Spinacia oleracea cultivar Varoflay chromosome 1, BTI_SOV_V1, whole genome shotgun sequence. Protein-coding genes within it:
- the LOC110788375 gene encoding jasmonate-induced protein homolog; its protein translation is MASAQGGAVRKEEAFMEELTKQSNPQTEMLFAGYMYNKSNPKKPMHLHADKIWSGEIYKDYNFPEVLDETDERASFALKADWGDVIKSAVVYSLKTGEHHFNHYAFLLAWSYNFVQGRRVRKVYVRCGLLENFSKINWENVEKELDASTPSSSYIDALTRTSVKAHIDANVVYADFM